The genomic region TGGAAATGTTCGTTGGTGTCGGAGCTTCCCGTGTCAGAGACTTGTTCGAGGAAGCGAAGAAGAATGCACCGTGTATCATTTTCATCGATGAGATCGATGCAGTTGCAAGACGCCGTGGAACCGGAATGGGCGGCGGACACGATGAGCGTGAGCAGACACTGAACCAGTTGCTGGTAGAGATGGACGGATTCGGCGTCAATGAAGGCATCATTGTGATGGCGGCTACAAACCGTGTGGATATTCTTGACCCTGCAATCTTACGTCCGGGACGATTCGACCGTAAGGTTATGGTCGGAAGACCGGATATTAAGGGCCGTGAAGAGATCCTCAAGGTACATGCGAAGGGGAAACCGTTAAGCGAAGAGATCAATCTGCAGCAGATCGCGCAGACAACGGCAGGATTTACCGGAGCTGATCTGGAAAATCTCTTGAACGAAGCAGCAATTCTGGCTGCAAAGGATAACAGAGTATTCTTAAAACAGGAAGACATAAAAAAGGCATTTGTCAAAGTCGGAATCGGTGCGGAGAAGAAGAGCCGCGTTATTTCCGAAAAAGAGAAGAGAATCACAGCATTCCACGAAGCAGGGCATGCGATCTTGTTCCATGTGCTTCCGGATGTGGGACCTGTATACAGTGTTTCAATCATCCCGACGGGAAGTGCGGGCGGATATACGATGCCGCTTCCGGAAAAGGATGAGATGTTTAATACAAAAGGAAAGATGCTTCAGGATATTACGGTAGCACTTGGCGGACGTGTAGCCGAAGAAGAAGTATTTGATGATATTACAACCGGTGCATCTCAGGATATCAAGCAGGCAACGGGCCTGGCCAAATCCATGGTTACGAAGTTCGGTATGTCAGAGGCAGTCGGACTTATTAACTATGATGATGACAACAATGAGGTGTTCATCGGACGTGATCTGGCGCACACAGCAAGAGGCTACGGAGAGGGCGTGGCGACTGTGATCGACCAGGAAGTAAAGAGAATTATTGATGAATGTTATGACAGAGCAAGACATATCATTAGAAAATATGATGATGTTCTGCATGCATGCGCAGATCTTCTGTTGGAAAAAGAAAAGATTTCCCGGGAAGAATTTGAAGCGCTGTTCCCGGAAGATGTATCAGAAGACTAGAAGAAAGCGTGCTCCTTTCCGAGAGCAAAAAATGAGAGAGGTGTTAGTTATATGAATAAGACGGCTTTATTTTGTGATGGAACAGAAGGATATGTGTATCCCCCTGAACCGAAAGAAAGCGAACTGGTGACATTCCGGTTCCGTACGGCGAAGGATGATGTAGACAGAGTAGGGCTTGTGACATCGGCTGACACATATGTAATGGAAAAAGAATGCACACAGGGAGAGTTTGATTATTATACGTTCGAGACACGTCTGGGGGAAGAGCCGTTCAGATATTGTTTCGAAGTGCAGTCTGGGACAGAAAAATATTATTATGGACGATGTGGAATCTCTCGCGAGATCCTGGAGTACTATAATTTTGTTGTAGTACCCGGATTTTCCACACCGGACTGGGCAAAGGGAGCGGTTATGTATCAGATATTTACAGACCGCTTTTATAACGGAGATAAGTCAAATGATGTAGAGACGAATGAGTATTACTACATTGGGGATTATTCGCAGAGAGTAACGAACTGGGACAAATATCCGGCGAACATGGGTGTAAGAGAGTTCTACGGAGGAGACTTGCAGGGAGTCATGGATAAGCTTGATTATCTGCAGGACCTGGGCGTAGAAGTCGTATATTTTAATCCGTTATTTGTGTCACCGTCCAACCACAAATACGATATCCAGGATTATGATTATATCGATCCGCATTATGGAAAGATTGTAGATGACGGAGGCGAGGTGCTTCCGAATGGTGTGACGGACAATAGTCAGGCAACGAAGTATAAAAAACGCACGACAGGCCTTAAGAACCTGGAAGCAAGTAATGAGTTGTTCATTAAACTGGTGGAGGAATTACATCGCCGTGGAATGAAAGTGATTCTGGACGGCGTGTTCAACCACTGTGGTTCATTCAATAAATGGATGGACCGTGAGAGAATTTACGAAGGTGAAGAGGATTATGAACCGGGTGCTTATGTATCGGCAGACAGTCCGTACAGAAGCTACTTCCGTTTCTTCAAAGAAGGACCGGAGAATTGGCCGTATAATGGCAATTACGATGGCTGGTGGGGACATGATACTCTGCCGAAACTGAATTACGAAGATTCTGTAAAACTGGAAAATTATATCTTATATATCGGACGGAAATGGGTATCGCCGCCGTATAATGTAGATGGATGGCGTCTGGATGTGGCAGCAGACCTGGGACGCAGCAATGAATACAATCACGAGTTCTGGCAGAAATTCCGAAGAGCCGTGAAAGATGCAAATCCGAATGCACTGATCCTTGCCGAACATTACGGCGATCCGAGTGACTGGCTTAAGGGGGATGAGTGGGATACCGTTATGAACTATGATGCGTTCATGGAGCCGGTTACATGGTTCCTGACCGGACTGGAAAAGCATAGTGATGAGGCGAGAGAAGAGCTCCTTGGCAACATCGATAACTTTATCGGTTCGATGGCACATCACATGTCGAACATGCTGACTCCGTCACTTCAGGTGGCGATGAATGAGCTTTCCAACCATGATCATTCCAGATTCTTAACGAGAACGAATCACATGGTTGGCCGTGTGGAACATCTGGGACCGGAAGCTGCGAACGAGTATGTGAATAAAGCGGTTATGCGTGAAGCGGTTGTTATGCAGATGACCTGGGTCGGAGCTCCGACGGTATATTATGGTGATGAGGCTGGTGTCTGTGGATTTACAGATCCGGATAACAGAAGAACCTATCCGTGGGGACATGAAGATCAGGAACTGATCGCATTCCACAAAGAAGCGATCCGCATCCACAAAGAGCATCCGGCACTTAAGACCGGTTCGTTGAAGATCCTTGGCGGAGAGGAAAATATCCTGTCTTATGCGAGATTTAAAGGGCATGACCGGATCATTGTTGTAATCAACAACCGCAGCGAACGTGCAGAAGTAAAAGTTCCTGTATGGGAAGCAGAGATTCCGATAAAATGCCGCATGAAACGTCTGCTATATTCTTACAAAGATGGATATACAACAGAGTACGAAGAGTATCTGGTAGAAGACGGAGAAGTGGTTGCGAACATGGGACCACATTCGGCACTTGTACTGGGAATGAGAAATGAAGAGGATCATGACTGGCTGTATATTTTGTAGAATGGGTATGGACCGGCTAATAGTGAATTTTGTAAAGAAGATACAAACAGACTAATAGTGAAATAAAGAAAATAAAAAGATTACCGGAAAATGTAGTGCGTTTTCCGGTAATCTTTTTTTACGTTTTTATACAAACATAATAATGTGAGATCTGGTTTCGATAATGCAAAATTATATTATTTTGTAAGAACTTCTACACCATCTTCTTTAATAAGAACCATATATTCAATCTGAGCAGAAAGACCGTCGTCATCCGTATAAACGGTCCATCCGTTGTCTTCATCTACATAGAATTCCGGAGAACCCTGATTGATCATCGGCTCGATCGTGAACATCATACCAGGAACCAGAACCATCTCACTGCCCTTCGGAGTAACATAACTTACGAATGGCTCTTCGTGGAATTCCAGACCGATTCCATGGCCGCCGATCTCCTCTACGACAGAATATCCATTTTCCTGTGCATGTGAATTGATCGCATAAGCAATGTCTCCAAGATGTCCCCAAGGTTTTGCTGCTTTAAGTCCAAGCTCTACGCATTCTTTTGTAACACGGACAATACGTTCGGCTTCCGGTGATACGTCACCGATCGTGAACATACGGGATGCATCAGAGAAATATCCGTTTAAAATCGTAGACACATCTACGTTGATGATATCTCCATCGATTAGAATCTCATTTTCACTTGGGATACCGTGGCAGATGACGTTGTTGATGGAAGTACATACGCTCTTCGGGAATCCCTCATAATTCAGAGGCGCCGGGATTCCTCCGTGCTCTGTTGTGAAATCATATACAAGTTTGTCAATTTCGGCAGTGCTCATTCCTGCATGAATATGAGCTGCTACATGGTCGAGAACTGCGGTGTTCAGTTCTGCACTTTTTTTGATCATTTCAATCTGTTCCGGTGTCTTCAGTAATGAACGGTCAGGAACGATCTGGCCTTTGGACGCAAGTGTCCACAATTTTATATCTAACTTATCCACAATACTACCTGCTTTCTACACAAATTTTCCACATGTATTATAGCACGTTTTGGAAAAAGAGACAGGGGAATTTTTGTCAATAGGATTGCCGCAAATGAAAAATCCTTTGTCCCTTATTGTCTCCACCATAAAAATAAGTTATAATTTTACTGGTATTGTATACAGAATGTGGATAAACTATTATGGTTCATAGTAATGATAAAGTTATACACAGGCAACATAGAAAGGAGCAGACATATGTTAAGAATAGGAATGCTTACAAGCGGCGGCGACTGTCAGGCACTGAATGCAGCGATGAGAGGCGTCGTAAAGGGGCTTTTTTCAAAACGAGATGATGTAGAGATTTATGGATTTCAAGATGGATATAAAGGTTTGATCTATTCGAACTTTAAGATGCTTACGTCAAAAGACTTTTCGGGGATTCTGACACTTGGTGGAACGATTCTGGGAACATCCAGACAACCGTTCAAGTTAATGAGAGTACCGGATAAGGACGGAATTGACAAAGTAGAGGCAATGAAACATACTTACCACAAGCTGAATCTGGACTGCCTGGTAATCCTTGGGGGAAATGGAACACACAAATCAGCCAATATGCTGAGAGAAGAAGGACTTAATGTGGTAACACTTCCGAAGACGATTGATAACGATCTCTGGGGAACGGACATGACATTCGGATTCCAGAGTGCGGTAGACATTGCAACAGATACAATTGACAGGATCCATACAACAGCAACGTCTCACAGCCGTGTATTTATCGTGGAAGTAATGGGGCACAAAGTAGGATGGGTAACACTTCATGCAGGAATTGCCGGCGGTGCCGATATTATTCTGCTTCCGGAGATGCCATATGACATCAATTCAGTAGTTGAAGCAATTGAAAAGCGCGGCAAAGCAGGAAAGAGATTCACAATAATTGCTGTTGCAGAAGGTGCAATTTCAAAAGAAGATGCAGCACTTTCAAAGAAGGAATTAAAAGAGAAAAAAGCAAAGAAGAAATACCCTTCTGTTGCATATGAACTTGCTGAGAAGATTCAGGAAAAAACAGATAAAGAAGTAAGAATTACTGTGCCTGGACATACACAGCGAGGCGGCTCTCCGTGTGCATATGACCGTGTGCTTGCAACAAGACTTGGTGCAGAAGCTGCGAGAGCAATTCTGGAAGGTGATTTTGGATGTATGGTAGGAACAAAGAATCAGGAGATTATCCGTGTACCATTGTCAGAAGTTGCCGGAAAATTAAAATATGTAGATCCAAAGGCATCGATCATTAAAGAAGCAAAAACCATCGGTATCAGCTTCGGTGATGAATAAGATACACAGGTTAAGCAGGATCTGCATTTAGACAAGGAGTGTAAAGAATGTCATATACGGCATTATACCGTAAATTCCGTCCGGATGAATTCGAAGATGTAAAAGGACAGGATGCGATCGTCCGGACGCTTAAGAACCAGATCAATGCAGACCGTATCGGACATGCATATCTGTTCTGCGGGACAAGAGGAACCGGTAAGACGACGGTTGCAAAAATATTTGCGAAAGCAGTCAACTGCGAACATCCGGTAGACGGAAGTCCGTGCGGGGAGTGCGCAATGTGCAAGTCGATCGCAGCGGGTACATCGATGAACGTGATCGAGATCGATGCGGCATCGAATAATGGTGTGGATAATATCCGAGAGATCCGTGAAGAAGTCACATACCGTCCGACAGAAGGAAAATATAAAGTATATATCATCGACGAGGTGCATATGCTGTCGATCGGTGCGTTCAATGCATTGTTAAAAACATTGGAAGAACCGCCGGAATATGTTATATTTATTCTTGCGACAACGGAGGCACACAAGATCCCGATTACGATCTTAAGCCGTTGTCAGCGATATGATTTTAAGAGAATTTCCATTGAAACGATCGCAGCAAGACTGCGGGAACTGATTGATAAAGAAGGATGGGACGTAGAAGATAAGGCGGTTCGTTATATTGCGAAGATGGCGGACGGTTCCATGCGAGATTCATTAAGTCTTCTGGATCAGTGTGCCGCGTTCTATATGAATGAGACACTGACATATGATCATGTACTGGAAGTGCTGGGAGCGGTGGATACGGAAGTGTTCAGCCGGCTTTTAAGACAGCTGCTTGCGATGGATGTGCATCAGGTGATCGAAACGGTCGATGAGCTGGTGATGCAGGGAAGAGAACTGTCCCAGCTTGCGGCAGATTTCACATGGTATCTGCGAAATCTCCTTCTGGTGAAGAGTTCGGATAATATGGAAGATGTACTGGATGTGTCGTCTGAAAATCTTGCACTTTTAAAAGAAGAAGCACAGATGATCGACAGCGATACGCTGATCCGTTACATCCGAATTTTCTCAGATCTAACGAACCAGTTAAAATATGCGACCCAGAAGAGGGTACTTCTGGAAGTGACACTGATCAAATTGTGCCGTCCGGCGATGGATCAGAACAAAGATGCATTACTGGACCGCATCCGTGCGATCGAGAAGCAGCTCGAAGAGGGGGCGTGGGAAGCACCGGTCAGAGAACGCATCGTATATGCATCGGATGCAAAAGAGGCGGGAGAACCGAAGCCAAAGCCGGAACTTCCGCAGGCATTGAACGAAGATGTGAAAGCGGTGGCAAAAGATTTCCGGATGATCATCAATGAGGCTTCCCCGATGCTCAGAACCTATCTGAAAAAGGCAAGACTGAGTGCAGGAGAAGGCAACAGGCTTCTGATCGTACTGCCGGATGAACTGAGCGCAAGTGCGGTGGCAACACCGGAACATAAAGAAGAGATCCAGTCACTGATCGAGCAGAAGATTGGCAAAAAAGTAGAGATAGACGTCCGCCAGATGGAGGCGGGACGCAGATTCGAAGATAATTTTGTGGATCTGGAGAATCTGATTAATATGGAAATTACTGTAGAAGACGAATAGGAGGATATTATCATGGCAAAAAGAGGTGGATTCCCAGGCGGCGGAATGCCGGGAAATATGGCAAATCTGATGAAACAAGCACAGAAGATGCAGCGTCAGATGGAAGAACAGGCAAAGGAAATGGAGACAAAAGAATTCAGTGCAACTGCAGGCGGCGGTGCTGTTGAAGTTACTGTTTCCGGAAGCAAGAAGATCTTAAAAGTAAAACTGGATGAAGAAGTTGTAGATCCGGATGATGTAGAGATGCTGGAAGATCTGCTTGTGGCAGCAGTCAACGAAGCATTGGAGAAAGTAGACGCAGAGACAACTTCTGCAATGTCTAAGTTCACCGGCGGCATGGGCGGCGGAATGCCGGGATTATTCTAGGAGAAATTTAAGGAGAAGGTTCCGGGAGAATTATTCTTACAGGGAGTTAAAAACTATGGATTATTACAGTAATCAGATGAGCAAACTGATCGAGGAACTGTCATGTCTTCCGGGAATCGGAGCAAAATCTGCGGCAAGACTTGCATTTCATCTGATCCATATGCCGGTTGATGATGTAAAGAGACTGGCTTCTACAATGGTGGAAGCCAGAGAGAACATAAAATATTGCAAAGAATGTTATACACTGACGGATCAGGAACTGTGTCCGATCTGCAGCAACAGTAATCGTGATCACCAGACGATCATGGTAGTGGAGAATACGAGAGACCTTGCGGCATACGAAAAGACCGGAAAATATAACGGTGTATACCACGTGCTTCACGGAGCAATCTCTCCGATGCTTGGTATCGGTCCGGAAGATATTAAACTGAAGGAACTGATCGAACGTCTGCAGGGAGATGTGAAAGAAGTGATTATTGCCACGAACTCAAGCCTGGAAGGTGAGACGACAGCAATGTATATCAGTAAGCTGATCAAACCGACGGGAATTAAGGTGAGCAGGATTGCAAGTGGTGTTCCGGTTGGAGGAGATCTGGAGTATATCGATGAAGTGACACTTCTACGGGCACTTGAAGGAAGGACAGAGCTGTAGCCCTGTCCCCTTTTTTACTTATCATGCGTTTGAAAAAGCTGCCAGTTGCCAAAGCAATCGTAATGAGCTGTCAGGTTCAGCAGAGTTTTGACGGTCAGCATTGGAGGTGAGATAAATGAAGAAAAAGGTTACATCAACGGATATTGCACATGCTGCCGGGGTATCACAGTCCACAGTTTCCATGATCCTGAACAAAAAGTACGATGTATCATTTGCAAAAGATACTGTGGAAAGAGTGGAAAATGCGGCAAAAGAACTGGGATATGTCCCGCCGAAGCGGAAAACGAGAAAAGGAACAAAACGGGAGAAGCTTCTAGTTGTATTCTGCCCAAACCTGACGAATCCGTATTATGTTATGCTGCTTCAGGGGATTGAGGCACATGCGAAAGAAAAAGGTTTCGGCCTTTTTGTATGCAATACGCAGAGAGACCTCAGGATGGAAGAGCGCTATCTGAAAATGATGTGGCAGTTAAGACCGCTTGGAATTATCTATACCTGTAATCCGAGCCATTGCTTTATGGAACTTGTGGGAGAAATTGCAGAACAGATACCGGTTGCGATCGTCAATAACCAGAATGAAAAGATGAATGTAGATGCGGTGGAACTTGACAATTCCAAGCTTGGAAGAGTCATGGCGAAACATCTGCTGGAACTGGGACACAGGAAAGTTGCATATATAGCACCGCCGCTTACGGCAAGGCAGAAGCAGCGTTCGAAGCGGGTAGAGGGCTTCCTGAAAGAATATGAGAAAGTCGGACTGCGTGACCAGGTGATCATAAAAGCGGCAAAAGAAGAAATCGATCTGGATGTGGCGCATATTGATTCGGAGTACAAGATCGGGTATGAGCTGACGAAAGAATTGTTGAAGGAAACGACGGATGTGACAGCAATCGTCGGACTGAATGATATGATCGCATTTGGAATCATGGATGCACTTCATGAAGCAAAGATAAAGGTGCCGACCGATGTGTCCGTGATGGGGTGTGACAACACCTTGTTTGCAAGAATGCATAACATGAATCTGACGACCATCGAACATTTTGTGACTTTCAAAGGAAGAGATGCATGTGATATCATAATGAAGAAGATAGCCACACATCATTCGACGAATACAGGTGCGGTTCCGATCAGTACATATCATGTGGAGTATGAGCCGCAATTAATCGTCCGGGGGACGACAACGTATGCGAAAAATGCCCGAAAAAAGAAAAATTAATTCTTTTGTGAAAATTATTATTAATAAATTCGAGATTTTACAAAACAAAAATGCATGTTAAATTTAAATAATCCCATAAAATGCGTGAAAATCGTTAATGAAATGAAAAAATTAAAAAAATATCGTTAACATTTCTACAAAAAAATATGTGAAATTAATTAATAATTTTATAATATTAACAGAAAAAATTACTAATAAAAAATCAAAGCTATTGACCAGAGCTCCT from Dorea longicatena harbors:
- a CDS encoding LacI family DNA-binding transcriptional regulator yields the protein MKKKVTSTDIAHAAGVSQSTVSMILNKKYDVSFAKDTVERVENAAKELGYVPPKRKTRKGTKREKLLVVFCPNLTNPYYVMLLQGIEAHAKEKGFGLFVCNTQRDLRMEERYLKMMWQLRPLGIIYTCNPSHCFMELVGEIAEQIPVAIVNNQNEKMNVDAVELDNSKLGRVMAKHLLELGHRKVAYIAPPLTARQKQRSKRVEGFLKEYEKVGLRDQVIIKAAKEEIDLDVAHIDSEYKIGYELTKELLKETTDVTAIVGLNDMIAFGIMDALHEAKIKVPTDVSVMGCDNTLFARMHNMNLTTIEHFVTFKGRDACDIIMKKIATHHSTNTGAVPISTYHVEYEPQLIVRGTTTYAKNARKKKN
- a CDS encoding glycoside hydrolase family 13 protein, translating into MNKTALFCDGTEGYVYPPEPKESELVTFRFRTAKDDVDRVGLVTSADTYVMEKECTQGEFDYYTFETRLGEEPFRYCFEVQSGTEKYYYGRCGISREILEYYNFVVVPGFSTPDWAKGAVMYQIFTDRFYNGDKSNDVETNEYYYIGDYSQRVTNWDKYPANMGVREFYGGDLQGVMDKLDYLQDLGVEVVYFNPLFVSPSNHKYDIQDYDYIDPHYGKIVDDGGEVLPNGVTDNSQATKYKKRTTGLKNLEASNELFIKLVEELHRRGMKVILDGVFNHCGSFNKWMDRERIYEGEEDYEPGAYVSADSPYRSYFRFFKEGPENWPYNGNYDGWWGHDTLPKLNYEDSVKLENYILYIGRKWVSPPYNVDGWRLDVAADLGRSNEYNHEFWQKFRRAVKDANPNALILAEHYGDPSDWLKGDEWDTVMNYDAFMEPVTWFLTGLEKHSDEAREELLGNIDNFIGSMAHHMSNMLTPSLQVAMNELSNHDHSRFLTRTNHMVGRVEHLGPEAANEYVNKAVMREAVVMQMTWVGAPTVYYGDEAGVCGFTDPDNRRTYPWGHEDQELIAFHKEAIRIHKEHPALKTGSLKILGGEENILSYARFKGHDRIIVVINNRSERAEVKVPVWEAEIPIKCRMKRLLYSYKDGYTTEYEEYLVEDGEVVANMGPHSALVLGMRNEEDHDWLYIL
- the ftsH gene encoding ATP-dependent zinc metalloprotease FtsH; its protein translation is MNNKKARGLNGVVFLVFVVFLFAALWFTNQFDQREKEISWKKFQQLVQNDKIESVEVNQNKSVPTGRVEITLKGDDSSDNVRYLYVSDVNEIQDYLKEQNVDYTMPDIPQDSWAATTFLPVILTLVGVFLIFGLMNRQGGGANSKAMNFGKSRAKLSTDRDKKVTFAQVAGLEEEKEELEEIVDFLKSPKKYIQVGARIPKGVLLVGPPGTGKTLLAKAVAGEAGVPFFTISGSDFVEMFVGVGASRVRDLFEEAKKNAPCIIFIDEIDAVARRRGTGMGGGHDEREQTLNQLLVEMDGFGVNEGIIVMAATNRVDILDPAILRPGRFDRKVMVGRPDIKGREEILKVHAKGKPLSEEINLQQIAQTTAGFTGADLENLLNEAAILAAKDNRVFLKQEDIKKAFVKVGIGAEKKSRVISEKEKRITAFHEAGHAILFHVLPDVGPVYSVSIIPTGSAGGYTMPLPEKDEMFNTKGKMLQDITVALGGRVAEEEVFDDITTGASQDIKQATGLAKSMVTKFGMSEAVGLINYDDDNNEVFIGRDLAHTARGYGEGVATVIDQEVKRIIDECYDRARHIIRKYDDVLHACADLLLEKEKISREEFEALFPEDVSED
- a CDS encoding YbaB/EbfC family nucleoid-associated protein, with product MAKRGGFPGGGMPGNMANLMKQAQKMQRQMEEQAKEMETKEFSATAGGGAVEVTVSGSKKILKVKLDEEVVDPDDVEMLEDLLVAAVNEALEKVDAETTSAMSKFTGGMGGGMPGLF
- a CDS encoding 6-phosphofructokinase produces the protein MLRIGMLTSGGDCQALNAAMRGVVKGLFSKRDDVEIYGFQDGYKGLIYSNFKMLTSKDFSGILTLGGTILGTSRQPFKLMRVPDKDGIDKVEAMKHTYHKLNLDCLVILGGNGTHKSANMLREEGLNVVTLPKTIDNDLWGTDMTFGFQSAVDIATDTIDRIHTTATSHSRVFIVEVMGHKVGWVTLHAGIAGGADIILLPEMPYDINSVVEAIEKRGKAGKRFTIIAVAEGAISKEDAALSKKELKEKKAKKKYPSVAYELAEKIQEKTDKEVRITVPGHTQRGGSPCAYDRVLATRLGAEAARAILEGDFGCMVGTKNQEIIRVPLSEVAGKLKYVDPKASIIKEAKTIGISFGDE
- the map gene encoding type I methionyl aminopeptidase; translated protein: MDKLDIKLWTLASKGQIVPDRSLLKTPEQIEMIKKSAELNTAVLDHVAAHIHAGMSTAEIDKLVYDFTTEHGGIPAPLNYEGFPKSVCTSINNVICHGIPSENEILIDGDIINVDVSTILNGYFSDASRMFTIGDVSPEAERIVRVTKECVELGLKAAKPWGHLGDIAYAINSHAQENGYSVVEEIGGHGIGLEFHEEPFVSYVTPKGSEMVLVPGMMFTIEPMINQGSPEFYVDEDNGWTVYTDDDGLSAQIEYMVLIKEDGVEVLTK
- the dnaX gene encoding DNA polymerase III subunit gamma/tau translates to MSYTALYRKFRPDEFEDVKGQDAIVRTLKNQINADRIGHAYLFCGTRGTGKTTVAKIFAKAVNCEHPVDGSPCGECAMCKSIAAGTSMNVIEIDAASNNGVDNIREIREEVTYRPTEGKYKVYIIDEVHMLSIGAFNALLKTLEEPPEYVIFILATTEAHKIPITILSRCQRYDFKRISIETIAARLRELIDKEGWDVEDKAVRYIAKMADGSMRDSLSLLDQCAAFYMNETLTYDHVLEVLGAVDTEVFSRLLRQLLAMDVHQVIETVDELVMQGRELSQLAADFTWYLRNLLLVKSSDNMEDVLDVSSENLALLKEEAQMIDSDTLIRYIRIFSDLTNQLKYATQKRVLLEVTLIKLCRPAMDQNKDALLDRIRAIEKQLEEGAWEAPVRERIVYASDAKEAGEPKPKPELPQALNEDVKAVAKDFRMIINEASPMLRTYLKKARLSAGEGNRLLIVLPDELSASAVATPEHKEEIQSLIEQKIGKKVEIDVRQMEAGRRFEDNFVDLENLINMEITVEDE
- the recR gene encoding recombination mediator RecR, which produces MDYYSNQMSKLIEELSCLPGIGAKSAARLAFHLIHMPVDDVKRLASTMVEARENIKYCKECYTLTDQELCPICSNSNRDHQTIMVVENTRDLAAYEKTGKYNGVYHVLHGAISPMLGIGPEDIKLKELIERLQGDVKEVIIATNSSLEGETTAMYISKLIKPTGIKVSRIASGVPVGGDLEYIDEVTLLRALEGRTEL